A genomic stretch from Aedes albopictus strain Foshan chromosome 2, AalbF5, whole genome shotgun sequence includes:
- the LOC115265635 gene encoding 18S rRNA aminocarboxypropyltransferase, producing the protein MFRLFSLSVNKTSNMNKSRNFKKKNHRNQTNTGRNRNLAEKLSELAVESSPSSEDSEAESNSSDGDGGSGSEGTSPKDKFDLGKPPKFPVSMWDLNHCDPKKCSGRKLARHGLIENLRLGQKFPGLVLTPVGVNCVSPQDKEIIQSSGIAVVDCSWARLDETPFNKMKSPHPRLLPFLVAANPINYGKPCKLSCVEAIAASMYITGFKDEALWYLNKFSWGHSFVELNQELLDSYAACGSSKEILEVQNKYLEKAQEEQNNRKYELDLPPSESEEDDDEDENK; encoded by the exons ATGTTTCGCTTGTTTTCGTTATCCGTAAACAAAACAAGTAACATGAACAAGTCGcgtaattttaaaaagaaaaatcACCGGAATCAAACGAACACCGGCCGGAATCGTAACCTAGCGGAAAAGCTTTCCGAACTGGCAGTCGAATCCAGCCCGTCATCGGAAGATTCAGAAGCGGAAAGCAACAGCAGTGATGGCGATGGAGGAAGCGGATCCGAGGGCACCTCCCCAAAAGATAAGTTCGATCTGGGGAAGCCACCAAAGTTTCCGGTCAGTATGTGGGATCTGAACCATTGTGATCCGAAAAAGTGCTCCGGCCGGAAGCTGGCCAGACACGGACTGATCGAAAATCTGAGACTTGGACAGAA GTTCCCCGGTCTAGTGCTAACTCCCGTTGGTGTCAACTGTGTCAGTCCGCAGGACAAGGAAATCATCCAAAGTTCGGGAATAGCCGTCGTGGATTGTTCGTGGGCCCGGCTGGATGAAACCCCCTTCAACAAGATGAAATCTCCCCATCCGAGGTTACTTCCGTTCCTGGTCGCCGCCAATCCGA tcAACTACGGCAAACCCTGCAAGCTGTCTTGCGTGGAGGCGATAGCTGCTTCGATGTACATCACCGGTTTCAAGGACGAAGCCCTGTGGTACCTGAATAAGTTTTCCTGGGGCCACTCGTTTGTGGAGCTGAACCAGGAACTGCTGGATTCGTATGCCGCCTGTGGCAGTAGTAAGGAAATCTTAGAAGTGCAGAACAAATATCTGGAGAAGGCTCAAGAAGAGCAGAACAATCGAAAGTACGAACTGGATTTGCCTCCTAGTGAGAGCGAAGAAGACGATGATGAGGatgaaaataaatga